The sequence TATCAGAGTAATCAAAATAGTACACACAAGCACCTTTCATCATTGACAAGTTTTAACCTTGTACCAGCTTGTCAATGTCAGCAAATGACATCTTCCTGAAGCCGTATTTTTTTATATGCGCTTCGCTGTCGTTGATTATTTCCTTGGCAACTTCATCTGAAATTTCTTTGTGGACAAATTGTTCCCCAAACATGTCGGCAAATTTCTTTAGTGCCTGGCTCTTGTCGCGCAAGCCAAAA is a genomic window of Candidatus Parvarchaeota archaeon containing:
- a CDS encoding DUF2683 domain-containing protein, with the translated sequence MGSATLNLQVDDYTNRVLGVIKETFGLRDKSQALKKFADMFGEQFVHKEISDEVAKEIINDSEAHIKKYGFRKMSFADIDKLVQG